A genomic region of Salinibacterium sp. NK8237 contains the following coding sequences:
- a CDS encoding ABC transporter permease: MTKRSNSPLDRPGVRIGVGLLAVAVLLLAWEIIGSSNAIPFLVPFSAAVSSAFSLVTGPELLEDVLPSAARAASGFAIGSALGVLVGIPLGRVKGLDPWFRPSLEFLRNTPLPALLPIAFVAFGATDETRIGLIAIGALWPVLLNAIDGARAVDGRLLDAARVVGVPQWRILIRVVLPAAAPQIFAGLRIALGIALVMMVVSELISSTSGLGYLVLQAQRSFALPQMYAGVLLLGVIGGIFTLIFAVIERRALRWYAGQKGLNDA, encoded by the coding sequence ATGACCAAACGCAGTAACTCCCCGTTGGACCGACCTGGTGTGCGAATTGGAGTGGGACTTCTCGCGGTCGCAGTTCTCCTGCTTGCCTGGGAAATAATAGGGTCCTCCAACGCGATTCCGTTTCTTGTTCCCTTTTCTGCAGCGGTCAGCTCCGCGTTTTCTCTCGTGACCGGACCAGAGCTGCTCGAGGATGTACTGCCCTCGGCAGCTCGAGCGGCATCCGGCTTCGCTATCGGTTCAGCACTTGGTGTACTCGTCGGGATTCCGCTCGGCCGCGTCAAAGGCCTCGACCCCTGGTTTCGCCCCAGCCTCGAGTTCCTCAGGAACACTCCGCTGCCGGCACTTCTCCCCATTGCCTTTGTGGCTTTTGGAGCGACCGACGAGACTCGAATTGGGCTCATCGCCATCGGTGCGTTGTGGCCAGTGCTGCTCAATGCGATCGATGGCGCTCGAGCCGTTGACGGCCGCTTGCTCGACGCAGCACGAGTAGTCGGCGTGCCGCAATGGAGGATACTAATCCGCGTCGTCCTACCCGCCGCGGCCCCGCAAATTTTCGCCGGGTTGCGCATTGCTCTGGGAATTGCACTGGTCATGATGGTCGTTAGCGAGTTGATCTCCTCAACCAGCGGACTCGGCTACTTGGTGCTCCAGGCTCAACGATCCTTTGCTCTGCCGCAAATGTACGCCGGTGTACTTCTTCTCGGAGTCATCGGTGGAATTTTCACCCTAATTTTCGCCGTAATAGAGCGGCGTGCACTTCGCTGGTACGCCGGCCAGAAAGGACTGAACGATGCTTGA
- a CDS encoding ABC transporter ATP-binding protein: MLETKPALLEVRHITKTYRTRTGDTLAIGDVNFEAHEGEFVVIVGPSGCGKTTLLRCLTGLDTPTGGEVRFDGSPVDRPREGVGVVFQEYTRSLFPWLSVAANVGFGLSGMPRKEREERVADALRHVGLVEFADSYSWQLSGGMQQRVAIARAIASRPKFLLMDEPFASVDAQTRGQLESLVLDLWKEFKWTVVLVTHDIDEAIFLADRVLVLSTRPSHIVEEIQIDLERPRTHLGTKSQPEFHSHRKRVNELIGVMH, translated from the coding sequence ATGCTTGAAACCAAGCCTGCACTTCTTGAGGTTCGCCACATCACCAAGACCTACCGCACTCGCACTGGCGACACCCTTGCCATCGGCGATGTGAATTTCGAAGCGCATGAAGGTGAGTTTGTGGTGATCGTAGGCCCGTCGGGCTGCGGCAAAACCACTTTGCTCCGATGCCTGACTGGACTCGACACGCCCACCGGCGGCGAGGTGCGATTCGACGGCAGCCCTGTTGATCGACCGAGAGAAGGCGTGGGCGTTGTATTTCAGGAATATACACGCAGCCTATTCCCCTGGCTTTCGGTAGCGGCGAACGTGGGCTTTGGTCTCTCGGGGATGCCACGAAAGGAACGGGAGGAGCGCGTTGCAGATGCCCTGCGCCACGTAGGACTCGTCGAGTTTGCCGACAGCTACTCGTGGCAGTTGTCCGGAGGGATGCAACAACGAGTTGCTATTGCTCGCGCAATCGCTTCACGGCCGAAGTTCCTCCTCATGGACGAGCCGTTCGCTTCTGTTGATGCCCAAACTCGCGGACAACTTGAGTCACTCGTGCTGGACCTCTGGAAGGAATTCAAGTGGACAGTCGTCTTGGTGACGCACGACATCGACGAAGCGATCTTTTTGGCAGATCGGGTACTGGTGCTTTCCACGCGGCCGAGTCACATCGTCGAGGAAATCCAGATCGACTTAGAGCGACCCCGCACCCATTTAGGAACGAAGAGTCAGCCCGAGTTTCATTCTCACCGCAAACGTGTCAACGAATTGATAGGCGTCATGCACTAA
- a CDS encoding fumarylacetoacetate hydrolase family protein — translation MSTSSTLEPASPHAEPIAYRLAAGVINGAHRVVIVVGASAYVLNDFVDEEEVPAALPTILAEWQRWRPIAAAAAQRVMASPKAPAEVERWLAPVQPDKLLCIGTNYHDHLREMGTPNVPTVPYSFLKPAATGIVATNSKVSLPARSTMVDWEAELAVVIGHTPEPNDPDIMASISGYIVLNDLSARDWIIGKPEVGIDWVMMKGYDGFSPIGPYFTPSEFVANPQDLWIKCWVNGELKQDSNTSEMVFGVETILRHASGIMTLNSGDVIATGTPAGVGFGARPQQFLKHGDTVSVEIQGLGRLETHMVDLQEGANR, via the coding sequence ATGTCTACATCCAGCACGCTGGAACCGGCGTCACCGCACGCTGAACCAATCGCTTACCGCTTAGCGGCCGGCGTCATCAATGGCGCGCACCGCGTCGTAATTGTCGTAGGCGCCTCCGCCTACGTGCTCAACGATTTTGTCGACGAAGAAGAAGTACCCGCCGCGCTCCCCACTATCCTCGCCGAGTGGCAGCGGTGGCGACCGATCGCAGCTGCTGCCGCCCAGAGAGTTATGGCTTCCCCCAAGGCACCTGCCGAAGTCGAGCGCTGGCTGGCACCGGTTCAACCGGACAAGCTTCTCTGCATTGGCACGAACTACCACGACCACCTTCGCGAGATGGGCACCCCTAATGTGCCCACTGTTCCCTATTCATTCCTGAAACCCGCCGCCACCGGCATCGTTGCCACGAACTCGAAGGTTTCGCTCCCTGCTCGCAGCACTATGGTCGACTGGGAAGCGGAGCTGGCCGTTGTCATCGGGCACACGCCAGAACCAAACGATCCCGACATCATGGCCAGCATCTCCGGATACATCGTGCTCAACGATCTCTCAGCGCGCGACTGGATCATCGGAAAGCCTGAGGTCGGCATCGACTGGGTCATGATGAAGGGCTACGACGGGTTCTCACCGATCGGTCCGTACTTCACCCCTAGCGAGTTCGTCGCAAATCCACAGGACCTCTGGATCAAGTGCTGGGTGAATGGTGAGCTAAAGCAAGACTCGAACACTTCAGAAATGGTATTCGGAGTCGAAACGATTCTCCGACATGCCTCAGGAATAATGACCCTCAACTCTGGTGATGTCATTGCCACAGGCACCCCAGCGGGGGTGGGCTTCGGTGCTCGCCCTCAACAATTTCTCAAACACGGTGACACTGTCTCCGTCGAAATTCAAGGGCTCGGCCGACTCGAGACCCACATGGTTGACCTACAAGAAGGAGCAAACCGATGA